GGCCAATCTCGCGATGCCCTCGGCATGGATTGCCGAACTGCCCGCGCGCGGCCGCGTGGCCGTCGAACGCCTGGCCGCGCTGCCTCCGATGGCAACGGCCGGCAGCGCGACGACGACGGGCGCTATCGCTGCTGCAAGCCGGCCGAGCGTCATCGAATACCAGTTGCACGACCGGTTGACCAACACCTACCGCAAGGTGTTCTACAAAGCCGACCCGGCCACCGACGATCGCATCAGCTTCAACAACGGCGGCTGGATCGAGAAGCCCGGTGGCGAAGTGGTCAGCGTCACCACGGCCATCGCGGGCGACTTCGACGCGGCCATGCCGCCCGGCGGCTGGGGCAAGGCGAATCTCAAGGAAGAAGCCGCCTGGCGGACGCGCTACAGCACCGTCTTCGGCGGATCGCGCATCAACATGGAGCTCGACGCCACGGTGATGGAAGACACCGTCGTGAAAGTCGGCGGCCAGGAGATCAAGGCAGTGCGCATCGAGTACCGCGGCTACACGCAGCGCTTCGCGAATGCGGGTTCAGTCTATGGCAACCAGTACGGCAAGTACTGGGCCGAGGTCTGGTACTCGTCCGAACTCGGACGCGTCGTCCGGTTCGAAGCTCAGACGCGGGGGGGAGCCGGCGGCATCGCATTCCAGGTACGCGAGACCCTCGAACTGGTCAGTATCCGCTAGAGGGTTCCGCGAACCCGGCGTCACCGCCGGGGGCAACGTCAGTTGCGATTCGGGTTGTTGGGACGGCTGTCGCGGCGGTCAGGCACACCATCGCCGTCACGGTCCCAGCGGCCGCGGTTGTATTCCCAACGG
This region of Variovorax sp. RKNM96 genomic DNA includes:
- a CDS encoding serine protease — encoded protein: MRHLLAPFALTLAVSLPASAQAPLAPDALFARVSPAVWVVQASDAQGKTLATGSAVATGPGTAVTSCQLLAKASSVALKRDNVSYGATLEFPDVERDLCQLRIANFTPPIVAMAPATALQVGMPLYIVGAPRGKELTLGIGMLAGVRRGGAGELEALQLASPVEKGLGGAGLFDAQGRLVGLLGTTPAANLAMPSAWIAELPARGRVAVERLAALPPMATAGSATTTGAIAAASRPSVIEYQLHDRLTNTYRKVFYKADPATDDRISFNNGGWIEKPGGEVVSVTTAIAGDFDAAMPPGGWGKANLKEEAAWRTRYSTVFGGSRINMELDATVMEDTVVKVGGQEIKAVRIEYRGYTQRFANAGSVYGNQYGKYWAEVWYSSELGRVVRFEAQTRGGAGGIAFQVRETLELVSIR